DNA from Lagenorhynchus albirostris chromosome 15, mLagAlb1.1, whole genome shotgun sequence:
AActagatagaatttttttttcaatacaggTATACCTCATtgtattgcacttcactttattgtacttCTCAGATACTGcgatttttacaaattgaaggtttgtggcaactcttaGTCAAGAAAGTTGGACCagttttccaacagcatttgctcacttcatgtctctgtgtcatgttttggtaattctcacaaaaaaagattatagtttgctgaaggctcagatgatagcattttttagcaataaagtattttttaattaagtatatACAttggttttttagacataatgctattgcacacttaatagaccacagtatagtgtaaacataacttttatatgcactaggaaaccaaaaaattcatgtgactcctATTATTGTGATGTTCACTTTAtcgcagtggtctggaaccaaacctgcaatatctctgaggtacgCCTGTGCTACTTTCCCCACCTGTGTCGGGTAATGGTCAGAATATTAGCCCCAAATTAGGAATCAGTTTTAGAAgttaagaaggaaaaggagacccTCAGGTCCAATCTGTAAATTTTAAAGTGCAGGCTCAGAGTGGagaagtaacttacccaaggtctaTAGCTTCTTAGGTCCTGCAGTGCCTCTTCTACTGAACTAGCATGCCACTCAGATGATTACTTATGTCTCTGTAGAGTCCATGGTGTCCTCTGGGTTGGAAgatttcctgaaacttctaagCCCAAGAACCCCTACTTAAAGTGAAATGGAATGTGAAAGCCCTGGTGTAAAGCAGATAATGACAGAGCAGCTTTGAAGGGAGGGGGGCCCGCTCGGACATAATTTTGATTTTATCCTTGCCTTTCCGTCAGAGGACCATGAACATGCCCTTTACCAATAATGTAGACTTCCCTGATGCACAGTCATTCATCTCTTgactattatttataatatagtcCTGCCACATACCAGGCACAGTGTTCAGTGATACGGACAGAATAGTGAGCCAGACAGATGGGGGTGCTGGCCCTCCTTGAGTTTACTGTCTAGTAGCAGGGACAGACAGTAAATGAGTAAATACAAGGACAAGATGACCACAGAAAGCCTCAGTTCCTTGTCTGGAAAACAGTTGATAGGAAGGAACTAAAACAGGTAACAGGGTAGCGTGTGGCCAGGATTGCCCTCATGACAGTTCTGTTGTCCTCAGGAATGCTTTGATTCTGTGTGCTCCTCTGTCTTAGGTGAATTCCAGTTGGGGCTGTCCTCTTAGACTTCCTTAGTGACAGTCTGAGTGTCAGTGGGAGGCTACAGGAAAGGTCCTGGGCCAGGAGACAGGAGCCTTGACTCCACCCTTAGTCACTGTATTTTAGGTgaattactaaacctctctgggcctttgttTCCTCACCTTCAAAATGAGGGAAATAGACTGTGGATCACTCAGCATCTCCCTCTCATACGTTTTCATGCCAGTTGTGTCACAGGAGGTTAATAGTAACCCTCATAGGTGTGAGCATTCACACATAGCATGAGGGTAATGGGTACGATTGATAAGAATCACTGGGTGCTGTGCTAGAGACAGCAGTGGCATACCTAAGTGAACCTGGGTCTCAAGAAGGTCTGTGTTTAAATGCagcctctgccacttactgactggtgggtggggctgcccTGTGCTTCAGCCTCTTAGGGAGAACAACGTTAATCACACATCTCACACAGGGCTTGCAAACCATGGGACTCCAAAGTCTTGCTGAGTTGATTCTGAATGTACTGTGGAGCTCTGGATTGCAGTTCCTGGATTCTGAGCTGCTTTCCAGACAGAAAGGAGCAGGAGCAAACCAAGGGACACTGAGGTGCCAGATcactaaaaaaaagtttttaaatgttgctgctgtgctcgcttcggcagcacatatgcTAAAATTAAATGTTGCTGCTTTGTGTGGCAAACAATTTAAATGGTACCAATGGACATGCAGTGAAAAATGAATTGTCACACTCAAAGCCACTGTTCTCCTCCCCAAAGGCAGTTTCTTGTATGTCCTTGTTGAGACATTCAAACGTGTAttcccttccttctttattttcacagGGGATTGTATTACACACACTATACTGAACTTCCTTTTTTGACTTGGCTCCCTATATCTTCGGATATTGTTCCAGATCCGGAAGTTTAGATacatttcattttccctttattgtgtcatttaaatttttataaatacgcttttttttgcaaaggaaatgcattcaaaattcaaaaggtataTAATGAAAATTCTCCATCACACCCATAAAAGCTGCCCATTTCTTCTCCCCATAGGTAGCCAGTGTTGTCAGTTTCTTGTGTagccttccagaaatattttaagcTCATACAAGCAAACAtacatatatcttccctcttttcATATGTATAGTACCATTCCATAGGCACTATTCTGTCTCATGGGTTTTTTTGACTTAAGTGTATCTAGGAGCTTGTTACCTGTGGTACGTATAAAGctgccattattttaaaaagttgagttgggaattctctggtggtccagtggttaggactctgtgctttcactgctgaggacccaggttcgatccctgatcggggaatgaagatcccacaagcctcatggccagaaaaaaaaaaaaaagttgagtcaTTTTATGGACATAGAATAACTTAATCAAttccctattgatggacatttagattgttccTGATTTTTTGCCACTAAAATCAGTGCTGCAAAGAATAGCAGTACATGATTTTGCAGGTGGTCAGGGATATCTATAGAATACAGTTGGCGTGGTATTCCATTCCATTGCATGGCTGTACCATAGTTTTTGTGTCTGGTTGCCTGTTAGTGGACAACTCAGTTGTCTAGCCAGCCCTTGTGatctcatttctttctcctctgtcctCCATCCCTATCTCCAGGCACATGGCCACTCACTCAGCCCAGAAACCCCACCAGTGCATGTACTGTGATAAGATGTTTCACCGCAAGGATCATCTGCGGAACCACCTGCAGACCCATGACCCCAACAAAGAGGCCCTCCACTGTTCTGAGTGTGGTAAGAATTACAATACAAAGCTGGGCTACCGGCGCCACCTGGCCATGCATGCCGCCAGCAGTGGTGACCTCAGCTGCAAGGTGTGCCTGCAGACCTTCGAGAGTACCCAGGCCCTGCTAGAGCACCTGAAGGCCCACTCACGCCGGGTAGCAGGTGGCACCAAGGAGAAGAAGCACCCCTGTGACCACTGTGACCGGCGGTTCTATACTCGTAAGGATGTGCGGCGGCACCTGGTGGTCCACACAGGCCGGAAAGACTTCCTGTGCCAGTACTGTGCCCAGCGATTTGGCCGCAAAGACCACCTGACACGTCATGTCAAGAAGAGTCACTCGCAAGAGCTGCTCAAGATCAAGACAGAGCCAGTGGACATGTTAGGCCTACTCAGCTGCAGCTCCACAGTCAATGTGAAGGAAGAGCTGAGCCCTGTGCTGTGCATGGCCTCTCGGGACGTGATGggggccaaggccttccctggcaTGTTGCCCATGGGCATGTATGGTGCCCACATCCCTACCATGCCCAGTGCGGGCGTGCCACACTCCCTGGTGCACAACACGCTGCCCATGGGTATGAGCTACCCTCTGGAGTCCTCACCTATCTCTTCCCCAGCTCAGCTTCCTCCAAAATACCAGCTTGGATCTACCTCATACTTGCCCGACAAATTGCCCAAAGTGGAGGTGGATAGTTTTCTGGCGGAGCTTCCTGGAAGCCTGTCTCTCTCATCCGCTGAACCCCAGCCCGCCTCACCTCAGCCGGCGGCAGCTGCGGCCCTCCTAGATGAAGCACTGCTCACCAAGAGCCCCGCCAACCTCTCCGAGGCCCTCTGCGCTGCTAATGTGGACTTCTCCCACTTACTGGGCTTTCTTCCTCTCAACCTGCCCCCATGTAACCCACCCGGGGCCACGGGAGGCCTGGTCATGGGCTACTCCCAGGCCGAGgcgcagcccctgctcaccacttTGCAAGCTCAGCCTCAAGATTCCCCGGGAGCTGGGGGACCGCTGAACTTTGGGCCTCTGCACTCCTTGCCTCCTGTCTTCACCTCTGGCCTGAGCACCACCACCCTGCCTCGTTTCCACCAGGCATTCCAGTAGCCCCAAGGAGGACCTCAGCTCAGTCTTGGCTCTGTCAGGGAGTCTCAGTATCTACCCCATATGCATCCCCCATGAAGGCAGCTGAGCTTTCAGAGCtgagttcaaaaagaaaaatttcagtaTCTGTATGGAGCACTTGGTTTGGGGGCTTGGGCTCCAGGATCAGTTCCAGGAGGAGCCTTGAGCCCCAACCCCATGAAAAGATTTCATACAATAGGACTTcaggtatttttactttttttttttttaatctgaatcgGGAGCCACACCTAGCCCTCTCCCTCTCCAAAGCATCAGAACCTCCTTCTCTTTGGAGAAGGGAGAGGTCTCGGAGACACAGAGGGTTTTACTTTGGATGACCTCGAGAGAAATAGCCCAAGAAGCCCGTCTTCTGGTCCCAGCCTGCAGACCCCACAGCAGTTGGTCAG
Protein-coding regions in this window:
- the PLAGL2 gene encoding zinc finger protein PLAGL2 isoform X1; this translates as MTTFFTSVPPWIQDAKQEEEVGWKLVPRPRGREAESQVKCQCEISGTPFSNGEKLRPQSLPHPEQRPYSCPQLHCGKAFASKYKLYRHMATHSAQKPHQCMYCDKMFHRKDHLRNHLQTHDPNKEALHCSECGKNYNTKLGYRRHLAMHAASSGDLSCKVCLQTFESTQALLEHLKAHSRRVAGGTKEKKHPCDHCDRRFYTRKDVRRHLVVHTGRKDFLCQYCAQRFGRKDHLTRHVKKSHSQELLKIKTEPVDMLGLLSCSSTVNVKEELSPVLCMASRDVMGAKAFPGMLPMGMYGAHIPTMPSAGVPHSLVHNTLPMGMSYPLESSPISSPAQLPPKYQLGSTSYLPDKLPKVEVDSFLAELPGSLSLSSAEPQPASPQPAAAAALLDEALLTKSPANLSEALCAANVDFSHLLGFLPLNLPPCNPPGATGGLVMGYSQAEAQPLLTTLQAQPQDSPGAGGPLNFGPLHSLPPVFTSGLSTTTLPRFHQAFQ
- the PLAGL2 gene encoding zinc finger protein PLAGL2 isoform X2, whose translation is MATHSAQKPHQCMYCDKMFHRKDHLRNHLQTHDPNKEALHCSECGKNYNTKLGYRRHLAMHAASSGDLSCKVCLQTFESTQALLEHLKAHSRRVAGGTKEKKHPCDHCDRRFYTRKDVRRHLVVHTGRKDFLCQYCAQRFGRKDHLTRHVKKSHSQELLKIKTEPVDMLGLLSCSSTVNVKEELSPVLCMASRDVMGAKAFPGMLPMGMYGAHIPTMPSAGVPHSLVHNTLPMGMSYPLESSPISSPAQLPPKYQLGSTSYLPDKLPKVEVDSFLAELPGSLSLSSAEPQPASPQPAAAAALLDEALLTKSPANLSEALCAANVDFSHLLGFLPLNLPPCNPPGATGGLVMGYSQAEAQPLLTTLQAQPQDSPGAGGPLNFGPLHSLPPVFTSGLSTTTLPRFHQAFQ